Proteins from one Dysgonomonas sp. HDW5A genomic window:
- the pyk gene encoding pyruvate kinase — translation MFKKTKIVATISDMRCDVDFIQSLYNEGINVVRMNSAHMTEEGFVQVINNVRTVSKTIGLMMDTKGPEIRTTATESGEKIVVKTGDRLKVIGDINVKSTPEQVAVSYPSIVKDVPVGNLLLIDDGETALKVIEKGNDYLLVEVQNNGTIGSRKSVNIPGVSVNLPSITEKDKKCIEIAIKYGADFIAHSFVRHKEDVLDVQKILDAHNSDIKIIAKIENQEGVDNIDEIYEHAYGVMVARGDLGIEVPQENIPGIQRLLIRKAIEYKKPVIVATQMLHTMIENPRPTRAEVADIANAVYYGTDAVMLSGETAYGKYPVEAVRTMAQVARAAEISKLEENIIPVPFKDSEYDNTSFLAKQAVKSVNQLGVKAIITDSVTGRTARTLAAFRSKNPVFAICNKEEVARYLSVCYGVDARFQEDTGYTTNKHKQYFLKALQNLTESKFVSKEDTVAYLSGSFTEGGGTSFLEINNVGKVLDAGDKYDVPVE, via the coding sequence ATGTTTAAGAAAACGAAAATTGTTGCAACAATTTCAGACATGCGTTGTGATGTTGATTTCATCCAATCGTTGTACAACGAAGGGATCAATGTAGTTCGAATGAACTCAGCTCACATGACAGAAGAAGGATTCGTTCAGGTAATCAACAACGTACGTACAGTATCTAAGACTATCGGTCTTATGATGGATACTAAAGGTCCTGAGATCCGTACAACTGCAACTGAATCTGGTGAAAAAATTGTTGTGAAAACAGGTGATAGACTGAAAGTGATCGGAGACATCAATGTAAAATCGACTCCAGAGCAAGTAGCTGTTTCATATCCAAGTATCGTAAAAGATGTTCCTGTTGGAAACCTTCTTCTTATCGATGATGGTGAGACTGCTCTTAAAGTAATAGAAAAAGGAAATGACTATCTTCTTGTAGAAGTTCAAAATAACGGAACAATCGGTAGCCGTAAAAGCGTAAACATCCCTGGTGTTAGCGTAAATCTACCTTCAATTACTGAAAAAGACAAAAAATGTATTGAAATCGCTATCAAATACGGAGCTGACTTCATTGCACACTCTTTCGTAAGACATAAAGAAGACGTTCTTGACGTTCAAAAAATATTAGATGCTCACAATAGTGACATTAAAATCATCGCGAAAATCGAAAATCAAGAAGGTGTTGATAACATCGACGAAATTTACGAACACGCTTATGGTGTGATGGTAGCTCGTGGAGACTTAGGTATCGAAGTTCCTCAAGAAAACATCCCGGGAATCCAACGTTTGTTGATCCGTAAAGCAATCGAATACAAAAAACCGGTTATCGTTGCAACTCAAATGTTACATACGATGATCGAAAATCCACGTCCAACACGTGCAGAAGTTGCCGATATTGCTAATGCAGTATATTACGGAACTGACGCTGTGATGTTAAGTGGTGAAACTGCTTATGGTAAATATCCTGTTGAAGCTGTTCGCACAATGGCTCAAGTAGCTCGTGCTGCTGAAATTTCTAAATTGGAAGAGAATATTATTCCTGTTCCATTTAAAGATTCAGAATATGACAACACTTCATTCCTTGCTAAACAAGCTGTTAAATCAGTAAACCAACTTGGTGTTAAAGCAATTATTACTGATAGTGTAACTGGACGTACTGCACGTACATTGGCTGCTTTCCGTAGCAAAAACCCAGTATTCGCAATCTGTAACAAAGAAGAAGTTGCTCGTTACCTTTCAGTTTGTTATGGTGTTGATGCTCGTTTCCAAGAGGATACCGGTTATACAACTAACAAACACAAACAATATTTCTTGAAAGCATTACAAAATCTTACTGAATCTAAATTTGTAAGCAAAGAAGATACTGTTGCTTACCTAAGTGGAAGTTTCACTGAAGGTGGAGGTACATCTTTCCTTGAAATCAACAATGTAGGTAAAGTACTTGATGCTGGTGACAAATATGATGTTCCTGTAGAATAA
- the aroQ gene encoding type II 3-dehydroquinate dehydratase yields the protein MKILVINGPNLNLLGKREPTVYGNTTFDTYFDELVSSYSDSCELYYYQSNHEGDLIDKIHEVGFEYDGIVMNAGAYTHTSIALHDAIKAVTTPVIEVHISNIHAREEFRHKSMIAPACKGAVVGLGFESYRLAIEYIIRNTK from the coding sequence ATGAAGATATTGGTAATAAACGGACCTAATTTGAACTTGTTGGGAAAGCGGGAGCCGACTGTATATGGAAATACTACATTTGATACGTATTTCGACGAATTGGTTTCCTCATACTCTGATAGTTGCGAATTATACTATTACCAATCTAACCATGAAGGAGATCTGATAGATAAAATACACGAAGTCGGATTTGAATATGATGGTATTGTGATGAATGCGGGAGCATATACACACACCTCAATTGCCTTACACGATGCAATTAAAGCAGTAACCACTCCGGTTATAGAGGTGCATATATCTAATATTCATGCTCGTGAAGAGTTTCGCCACAAATCGATGATAGCGCCAGCCTGTAAAGGAGCAGTAGTCGGATTGGGTTTCGAATCCTACAGATTAGCAATAGAATACATTATTAGAAATACAAAATAA
- a CDS encoding amidophosphoribosyltransferase: MTEALKHECGIAMIRLLKPLEYYQEKYGTWRHGLNKLYLLMEKQHNRGQEGAGLAVVKLDAEPGTEFIFRERATGSSAISEIFANVHNYFGKTSHDDLNDPVFAKKNLPFAGELFLGHLRYSTTGKTGLSYVHPFLRRNNWASRNLAIAGNFNMTNVDELFNDLVKEGQHPRDYADTFVLLESLGHYLDREVQFQFDKYGKDKTVKGTELNKLIEENLDIPFMLRTASEKWDGGFVIGGLIGCGDSFVFRDPWGIRPAYYYMDDEIVVVASERPVIQTTMNLDVSDIKELEAGQAIVVKKDGRVMFPQIIEKKESYAPCSFERIYFSRGSDADIYRERKELGKLLLPRILKSIDSDLRNTVFSFIPNTAEVAFYGMTQGLEEYMQEVRFKKIREKGEHATNDDIKRILAMKVRTEKVAIKDIKLRTFISEDKGRNDLAAHVYDVTYESIRPYKDNLVVIDDSIVRGTTLQQSIIKMLDRLHPKKIVVLSSSPQIRYPDCYGIDMSRMSEFAAFRAAIALLKDKGMQSVIDEVYRKSLAQRNKPKEEIVNYVKEIYEPFTEEEISEKIAQMLTPEGTEAKVEIVFQSIENLHKACPDNNGDWYFSGNYPTPGGNRTVNTAFLNYVEGLEKRSY, encoded by the coding sequence ATGACAGAAGCTTTAAAGCACGAATGCGGGATCGCAATGATCCGTCTTTTAAAACCACTTGAATATTATCAGGAAAAGTATGGTACATGGCGACATGGCTTAAATAAGCTATATCTGCTGATGGAAAAACAACACAACCGCGGGCAGGAAGGTGCCGGATTGGCTGTTGTAAAACTGGATGCTGAGCCGGGAACTGAATTTATATTCAGAGAAAGAGCTACCGGATCGAGTGCTATCTCCGAAATTTTTGCCAATGTTCATAATTATTTTGGCAAGACTTCACATGACGACCTGAATGATCCTGTTTTCGCAAAAAAAAATCTACCGTTTGCCGGTGAATTATTTCTTGGTCACCTGAGATATAGCACTACAGGGAAAACCGGACTGTCTTATGTGCATCCATTTCTGAGACGAAACAACTGGGCTTCTCGAAACCTGGCCATTGCCGGTAATTTCAATATGACGAATGTTGACGAATTATTTAACGATCTGGTTAAGGAAGGACAACACCCTCGTGATTATGCAGATACTTTTGTTCTGTTGGAGTCTCTTGGACATTATTTAGATCGTGAGGTACAATTCCAATTCGACAAATACGGAAAAGACAAAACTGTTAAAGGAACAGAACTTAATAAACTTATCGAAGAAAATCTGGATATACCATTTATGTTGCGTACAGCAAGCGAAAAATGGGATGGCGGATTTGTGATCGGTGGACTTATAGGATGCGGGGACTCATTTGTTTTCCGTGATCCTTGGGGTATCCGTCCGGCATATTATTATATGGATGACGAGATTGTCGTTGTAGCATCTGAACGTCCTGTTATTCAAACAACAATGAACCTGGATGTTTCCGATATCAAAGAATTGGAAGCCGGTCAAGCTATTGTGGTAAAAAAAGATGGTCGCGTAATGTTTCCTCAGATTATAGAGAAAAAAGAATCATACGCTCCTTGTTCTTTTGAACGTATTTACTTCTCAAGAGGATCAGATGCTGATATTTACAGAGAGCGAAAAGAATTAGGAAAACTTCTTCTTCCACGCATCTTGAAATCTATTGATTCGGATCTTCGTAACACTGTATTTTCTTTTATCCCCAATACCGCCGAAGTTGCATTTTACGGGATGACGCAGGGCTTAGAGGAATACATGCAAGAGGTAAGGTTTAAAAAAATCAGAGAAAAGGGTGAGCATGCCACCAACGATGATATCAAACGGATTTTAGCTATGAAAGTCCGCACCGAAAAAGTGGCAATAAAAGATATCAAATTAAGAACGTTTATTTCGGAAGATAAAGGTCGAAACGATCTGGCTGCACACGTTTATGATGTCACTTATGAATCGATCCGCCCTTATAAGGATAATCTCGTTGTAATAGATGACAGTATTGTCAGGGGAACAACTCTCCAACAAAGTATCATCAAGATGTTGGATCGACTGCACCCTAAAAAAATTGTAGTCTTGTCTTCATCTCCTCAAATCAGGTACCCCGACTGCTATGGTATAGACATGTCTCGCATGAGCGAATTCGCTGCTTTCAGGGCAGCAATAGCACTCCTTAAAGACAAAGGAATGCAGAGTGTAATTGACGAAGTGTATCGTAAATCACTCGCTCAACGCAATAAGCCTAAAGAGGAAATTGTAAATTATGTCAAAGAAATATACGAACCTTTTACTGAAGAGGAGATTTCTGAGAAAATAGCTCAGATGTTGACTCCCGAAGGCACAGAAGCAAAAGTGGAGATTGTTTTCCAAAGCATCGAAAACTTACACAAAGCGTGTCCTGACAACAATGGGGACTGGTATTTTTCAGGAAACTACCCAACTCCGGGAGGAAACCGCACGGTAAATACAGCCTTCCTGAACTATGTTGAAGGTTTAGAGAAAAGATCATATTAA